In one Sphingomonas sanguinis genomic region, the following are encoded:
- a CDS encoding response regulator transcription factor: MAAILVIEDDDATAAAIIAELERHGHEARRAADGDTGLDLATREAFDAITLDRMLPGLDGLTLVARLRERHITIPVLMLSALSDVDERIAGLRAGGDDYLTKPFDFAEMAMRVEVLLRRREQAEAVVLRGGGIECDLVRRTVKVEGEPVRLLHMEFRLLEFLMRNQGEVMTRRIIFERVWGYYFDPGANLISVHIARLRKKIDRPGRPSPIVTVKGEGYLFEG; the protein is encoded by the coding sequence ATGGCAGCCATTCTGGTCATCGAAGACGACGACGCGACCGCCGCGGCGATCATCGCCGAGTTGGAGCGGCACGGACATGAGGCGCGCCGGGCCGCCGATGGCGATACCGGGCTGGACCTGGCCACGCGCGAGGCCTTCGATGCGATCACGCTCGACCGGATGCTGCCGGGACTGGACGGCCTGACCCTGGTCGCGCGGCTTCGCGAGCGGCATATCACCATCCCCGTGCTGATGCTGAGCGCGCTCAGCGATGTCGACGAGCGGATCGCGGGGCTGCGCGCGGGCGGCGACGACTATCTGACCAAGCCGTTCGACTTCGCCGAAATGGCGATGCGGGTCGAGGTGCTGCTCCGGCGGCGCGAACAGGCCGAGGCGGTCGTGCTGCGCGGCGGCGGGATCGAGTGCGATCTGGTCCGCCGCACGGTCAAGGTGGAGGGCGAGCCGGTCCGGCTGCTGCACATGGAGTTCCGCCTGCTCGAATTCCTGATGCGCAACCAGGGGGAGGTCATGACCCGGCGGATCATCTTCGAGCGGGTCTGGGGCTATTATTTCGATCCGGGCGCCAATCTCATCAGCGTCCATATCGCCCGGCTGCGCAAGAAGATCGACCGACCGGGCCGACCGTCGCCGATCGTGACGGTGAAGGGAGAGGGATATCTCTTCGAAGGCTGA
- a CDS encoding sensor histidine kinase, which yields MLGAVFVIGLIAMLGVVYVATARDLTARSDRILHASAQRLLQVPTDQLPDRVRYELRRDRAGFNYMSLIAADGTLVVGNVRLLRPLPPGQPVDVEDGARGPFRLIALRTREGETLLVGRDISLLRDLRLTILETLIVSGLLTLACVATAAIGFSRAPLRRVQALQRASREIAAGDFSVRMPIAGRHDELDQFATTVNATVEEVGRVVAQVKGATDAIAHDLRTPLTRVRATLNALHHRPHDAAEVKAGIRQATADLDQVLERFAALLRISELEAGRRRAGFRRIDLGILVAQVAELYEPLAEDREITLSVVARPWSVEGDDKLLFEALSNLLDNAIKFGRPGGRVAIALTEDARGRAIEVHDDGPGIAAEERDAVLRRFHRGQGVQDIAGSGLGLSLVVAILHLHGFRLELSDAEPGLCVRISLPRPA from the coding sequence ATGCTGGGGGCGGTGTTCGTCATCGGGCTGATCGCGATGCTGGGCGTCGTCTATGTCGCGACCGCGCGTGACCTGACCGCGCGCAGCGACCGCATCCTCCATGCCTCGGCACAGCGCCTGTTGCAGGTCCCGACCGACCAGCTGCCCGACCGCGTCCGGTACGAGCTGCGGCGGGACCGGGCCGGTTTCAACTATATGTCGCTGATCGCGGCGGACGGCACGCTGGTCGTCGGCAATGTCCGCCTGCTGCGCCCCCTGCCCCCCGGCCAGCCGGTCGATGTCGAGGATGGCGCACGCGGCCCCTTTCGCCTGATCGCGCTGCGCACCCGCGAGGGTGAAACCCTGCTGGTCGGACGCGACATCAGCCTGTTGCGCGACCTGCGGCTCACCATATTGGAGACGTTGATCGTCAGCGGCCTGTTGACCCTGGCCTGCGTCGCGACGGCGGCGATCGGGTTCAGCCGGGCGCCGCTGCGCCGGGTGCAGGCGCTGCAACGGGCCAGCCGCGAGATCGCGGCGGGCGACTTTTCGGTTCGGATGCCGATCGCGGGCCGTCATGACGAACTCGACCAGTTCGCGACGACGGTGAACGCGACGGTCGAGGAGGTCGGCCGCGTCGTCGCCCAGGTCAAGGGCGCGACCGACGCCATCGCCCATGACCTGCGCACCCCCCTCACCCGCGTCCGCGCCACCCTGAACGCCCTCCATCACCGGCCGCACGACGCGGCCGAGGTGAAGGCGGGCATTCGCCAGGCGACCGCCGATCTCGATCAGGTGCTGGAGCGGTTCGCCGCCCTGCTCCGCATCTCCGAGCTGGAGGCGGGGCGGCGGCGCGCCGGGTTTCGGAGGATCGACCTGGGCATCCTCGTCGCGCAGGTGGCCGAGCTGTACGAACCGCTGGCCGAGGACCGCGAGATCACGCTGTCGGTGGTCGCCCGGCCGTGGTCGGTCGAAGGCGACGACAAGCTGTTGTTCGAGGCGCTGAGCAACCTGCTCGACAATGCCATCAAGTTCGGTCGTCCCGGCGGCCGCGTCGCGATCGCCCTGACCGAGGACGCGCGCGGGCGGGCCATCGAAGTGCATGATGACGGCCCCGGCATCGCCGCGGAGGAACGCGATGCCGTCCTGCGCCGCTTCCACCGGGGACAGGGGGTGCAGGACATTGCGGGCAGCGGCCTGGGCCTCAGCCTCGTCGTCGCGATCCTGCACCTGCACGGCTTTCGCCTGGAACTGTCCGATGCGGAACCCGGCCTGTGCGTGCGGATCTCGCTGCCCCGCCCGGCGTGA
- a CDS encoding efflux transporter outer membrane subunit — MAKRMSRWIAGATLALLGGCSMAPAYRPPVIPPPAAFKEMPTGADPVWKPVDAATAIPSGWWTGFGDPLLDQLEARIDHDNPTLAGALARYDMARATLAGARSGLVPHVELTPSLIRNRQSDERPLRGGAQPDYYSAATLGGDLSYEADLWGRVRNSVASGRALAEASRDDLAAVKLALQGQLASDFVQLRGQDQQLALLAQTIEAFAKADALTRNRFRGGIANGMDVGRAGVLLGEARAQYAEVQAERAVTEHAIASLVGQPASTFSIPRRDTPLALPAIPVGVPSTLLARRPDVAAAERRMAAANARIGVARAAFFPQITLGGTGGFQSTALAGLVAAPNLFWAIGPGAILNLFDGGKRRADVAAARADWDAATADYRAHALGAFQDVEDALATLRHLGDAQAAQDQAVASAASTSRIALDRYIKGAATYLDVATAQESLLRDQQSALSLQTRRLLASVALARALGGGAPIVAR, encoded by the coding sequence ATGGCTAAGCGTATGTCGCGCTGGATCGCCGGGGCGACGCTGGCGCTTCTCGGTGGGTGTTCGATGGCCCCCGCCTATCGTCCCCCGGTCATACCGCCGCCCGCCGCGTTCAAGGAGATGCCGACCGGCGCCGACCCGGTGTGGAAACCGGTCGATGCCGCGACCGCCATCCCGTCCGGCTGGTGGACCGGCTTCGGCGATCCGCTGCTGGACCAGCTGGAGGCGCGGATCGACCATGACAATCCGACGCTGGCGGGGGCGCTGGCCCGGTATGACATGGCCCGCGCCACCCTGGCGGGCGCACGCTCGGGGCTAGTCCCGCATGTCGAGCTGACGCCCAGCCTGATCCGCAACAGACAGTCCGACGAACGCCCACTGCGCGGCGGCGCGCAACCGGATTACTATAGCGCCGCGACCCTGGGCGGCGACCTGTCCTATGAGGCCGACCTTTGGGGGCGCGTGCGCAACTCGGTCGCCTCCGGCCGCGCGCTGGCCGAAGCGAGCCGCGACGATCTGGCGGCGGTCAAGCTGGCCCTGCAAGGCCAGTTGGCCAGCGACTTCGTGCAGTTGCGGGGGCAGGACCAACAGCTCGCGCTACTCGCCCAGACGATCGAAGCCTTCGCCAAGGCCGACGCACTGACCCGCAACCGGTTTCGCGGCGGCATCGCGAACGGCATGGATGTCGGCCGGGCGGGCGTGCTGCTGGGCGAAGCGCGGGCGCAATATGCCGAAGTGCAGGCCGAGCGCGCCGTGACCGAACATGCGATTGCCAGCCTGGTCGGGCAACCGGCGTCGACCTTCTCCATTCCACGACGCGACACCCCGCTCGCCCTGCCCGCGATCCCGGTCGGTGTCCCCTCGACCCTGCTCGCCAGGCGGCCCGACGTCGCGGCGGCGGAGCGGCGCATGGCGGCGGCCAATGCCCGGATCGGCGTCGCCAGGGCGGCATTTTTTCCGCAGATCACGCTGGGGGGAACGGGCGGCTTTCAGAGCACCGCACTGGCGGGGCTGGTCGCGGCGCCCAATCTCTTCTGGGCGATCGGACCCGGCGCGATCCTGAACCTGTTCGATGGCGGCAAGCGTCGCGCCGATGTTGCCGCCGCGCGCGCGGACTGGGATGCCGCCACCGCCGACTATCGCGCCCACGCTTTGGGGGCATTCCAGGACGTCGAGGATGCGCTCGCCACGCTGCGTCATCTGGGCGACGCCCAGGCCGCGCAGGACCAGGCGGTGGCGTCCGCCGCCAGCACCAGCCGGATCGCGCTGGATCGGTACATCAAGGGCGCGGCGACCTATCTCGACGTCGCGACCGCGCAGGAGAGCCTGTTGCGTGACCAACAAAGCGCCTTGTCGCTTCAAACCCGACGCCTGCTGGCCAGCGTCGCCCTGGCCCGCGCGCTGGGCGGTGGAGCACCGATCGTCGCCCGGTAG
- a CDS encoding MFS transporter, which yields MSHPISSGATHDHIAARLFRLSLGVFFIGGFVASSVSLLVPRLRLAWGLNYSEAGAIQFASFSSYLLFAAPVAAFVARRGYMRANGVGLAVMAIGCVLLIAGLGGRQYSGVLMSLTCIATGATFLQIAGNNVMTVVGDPRRAAVRMNLLQGFNSLGTVVGPLIGASTLIATAPGGRTGSSLPALSFGFAAFVLAVLAFAFLRNRNLLSGLGPDAGASLSDGWRSALRDRRLQGGAMAIFAYVGAEVTIGALLTDYLMTSHAGAWQPVVAARSVALYWGGAMVGRFAGAALLRHISPARLLAWAAASAVGLVLIAMMGHGWLAAGALLSVGLFNSIMYPTIYVIALPPQADRAPVGGMVLCIAVVGGAIIPLLTGLLADRFGLIPALLLPGLCYLPVLAFALRHHAPKELALTISS from the coding sequence ATGAGCCACCCCATATCCTCCGGCGCCACGCATGACCACATCGCGGCGAGATTGTTCCGACTTTCTCTCGGAGTCTTCTTCATCGGTGGTTTCGTGGCATCGTCGGTCAGCCTGCTGGTTCCCCGGCTGCGGTTGGCTTGGGGGCTGAATTATTCGGAGGCCGGGGCGATCCAATTCGCTTCCTTCTCCAGCTATCTCCTGTTCGCCGCGCCGGTGGCGGCTTTCGTTGCCCGGCGCGGATATATGCGGGCGAATGGCGTCGGCCTTGCCGTCATGGCGATCGGCTGCGTGTTGCTGATCGCGGGTCTGGGCGGGCGGCAATATTCGGGCGTGCTGATGTCGCTGACCTGTATCGCGACCGGTGCGACCTTTCTGCAGATTGCGGGCAACAATGTGATGACGGTCGTCGGCGATCCCCGGCGGGCGGCGGTGCGGATGAATCTGCTCCAGGGTTTCAACTCGTTGGGTACGGTGGTCGGGCCGCTGATCGGAGCGTCGACCTTGATCGCGACCGCGCCCGGCGGGCGAACGGGTTCGAGCCTGCCCGCGCTGTCCTTCGGCTTTGCGGCATTCGTGCTGGCCGTTCTGGCCTTTGCCTTTCTGCGGAACAGGAACCTGTTGTCCGGGCTCGGCCCGGATGCCGGGGCCAGCCTGAGCGATGGATGGCGGTCGGCGCTTCGCGATCGACGGCTTCAGGGCGGTGCCATGGCCATCTTCGCCTATGTCGGGGCCGAGGTGACGATCGGCGCCTTGCTGACAGACTATCTGATGACGTCGCATGCGGGGGCGTGGCAACCCGTCGTCGCGGCGCGGTCGGTAGCCCTTTACTGGGGCGGGGCGATGGTCGGGCGGTTCGCCGGAGCCGCCCTGCTTCGGCATATATCCCCGGCACGCTTGCTCGCCTGGGCGGCGGCGAGCGCCGTGGGTCTGGTGCTGATCGCGATGATGGGACATGGCTGGTTGGCGGCGGGGGCGCTGCTGTCGGTCGGCCTGTTCAACTCGATCATGTATCCGACGATCTACGTCATTGCGCTCCCCCCGCAGGCCGACCGTGCGCCGGTCGGGGGAATGGTTCTCTGCATTGCCGTGGTGGGGGGTGCCATCATCCCGCTGCTCACCGGGCTATTGGCCGATCGCTTCGGCCTCATCCCGGCCTTGCTTCTGCCGGGCCTGTGCTACCTTCCGGTCTTGGCGTTCGCACTGCGCCATCACGCGCCGAAGGAGCTTGCCCTGACCATCAGTTCATAG
- a CDS encoding efflux RND transporter permease subunit has protein sequence MLQLVKLALAKPYTFVVLAILIVLGGGIAAVETPTDIFPDIRIPVIAAVWTYKGLPANDMSGRVIYYYERSLSATVGDIDHIESQSLQGVGIVKIFFRPGVDIRTATAQVTAASQTVLKQMPPGITPPLILNYNASTVPILQLALSGKGLSEQKIYDLGQNMIRPALASVQGAAIPSPYGGKERQVQIDLDPAALQAHGLSATDVANALAQQNQIIPSGTAKIGAYEYNVRLNNSPSVIDDLNDLPIKTVDGTTVLMRDVAHVRDGSPPQRNEVRVDGARSVLMTVLKSGSASTIAIVDQVKALMPKLEATLPPGLNVKLLSDQSVFVKAAVSGVMREGVIAAVLTSLMILLFLGSWRSTVIIAASIPLAILAAIAGLSVAGQTLNIMTLGGLALAVGILVDDATVTIENIIWHLEQGKPVRQAILDGARQIVGPAFVSLLCICIAFLPMFFLPGVAGFLFAPMAMAVVFAMIASFILSRTLVPTMGNYLLRDHAGPHTAEVMVAHDAQAGRPESRNPFRRFQHGFEQRFEAVRGYYTGLLAFALARRRPFVIAFMIVVLASFALVPMLGRNFFPAVDAGQISLHVRAPVGTRIEETAALFDHIENRIRQIVPPDQLDTIVDNIGLPVSGINRAYSNTGGVGPQDGDILVTLKEGHSPTAGFVKTVREQLPHDFPGSSFAFLPADIVSQILNFGSPAPIDVQVAGSDVKGNEAYARTLIARLSRIPGLADVRLQQASNYPEYAVDVDRAQASRLGITENDVTRSLTVNLAGSAQIAPTFWLNPKNGVSYPIVLQTPQYRASTVEQLDNMPISGSTPGHVQMLRALSTLHREPSPALVSHYAVQPVFDVYATPQGRDLGAVAADIDKVLAETKGQLPKGATVAMRGQVETMNTAFTGLILGLAGAVVLIYLLIVVNFQSWIDPLVIVSALPAALAGIVWMLFATHTPLSVPALTGAIMCMGVATANSVLVVSFARERLAECGNAIQAAMEAGATRFRPVLMTALSMMIGMAPMALGLGEGGEQNAPLGRAVIGGLLCATLATLVFVPVVFAIAHRREKAPSPKNTMPIGEAIHA, from the coding sequence ATGCTTCAGCTCGTCAAGCTCGCCCTAGCCAAGCCCTATACCTTCGTCGTTCTCGCGATCCTGATCGTGCTGGGCGGCGGCATCGCGGCGGTCGAGACGCCGACCGACATCTTTCCCGACATCCGTATTCCCGTGATCGCGGCGGTGTGGACCTATAAGGGCCTGCCCGCCAACGACATGTCGGGTCGCGTCATCTATTATTACGAGCGCTCGCTGTCGGCGACGGTCGGCGATATCGACCATATCGAGAGCCAGTCGCTGCAGGGCGTCGGCATCGTCAAAATCTTCTTCCGCCCCGGCGTCGACATCCGCACCGCCACCGCACAGGTGACCGCCGCCTCGCAGACCGTGCTGAAGCAGATGCCGCCGGGCATCACCCCGCCGCTGATCCTGAACTACAACGCCTCGACCGTGCCGATCCTGCAGCTCGCGCTGTCGGGCAAAGGACTGTCCGAGCAGAAGATCTACGACCTGGGCCAGAACATGATCCGCCCGGCGCTCGCCTCGGTGCAGGGCGCGGCCATCCCCTCGCCCTATGGCGGCAAGGAACGGCAGGTCCAGATCGACCTCGATCCCGCCGCGCTCCAGGCGCATGGCCTGTCCGCGACCGACGTCGCCAATGCGCTGGCCCAGCAGAACCAGATCATCCCGTCGGGCACCGCCAAGATCGGCGCCTATGAATATAATGTCCGACTGAACAACAGCCCCAGCGTCATCGACGACCTGAACGACCTGCCGATCAAGACGGTGGACGGGACGACCGTGCTGATGCGCGACGTGGCGCATGTCCGCGACGGATCGCCGCCGCAGCGCAACGAGGTCCGCGTCGACGGCGCGCGCTCGGTCCTGATGACGGTGCTGAAGAGCGGTTCGGCCTCGACCATCGCGATCGTCGATCAGGTCAAGGCGCTGATGCCGAAGCTGGAGGCGACGCTGCCACCGGGGCTGAACGTCAAGCTGCTATCCGACCAGTCGGTGTTCGTGAAGGCGGCGGTGTCGGGCGTGATGCGCGAGGGCGTGATCGCCGCCGTGCTGACCAGCCTGATGATCCTGCTGTTCCTCGGTTCGTGGCGTTCGACCGTCATCATCGCCGCCTCGATCCCGCTCGCCATCCTGGCCGCCATCGCCGGGCTGTCGGTGGCGGGGCAGACTCTGAACATCATGACGCTGGGCGGGCTGGCGCTGGCGGTCGGCATCCTGGTCGACGACGCCACCGTCACGATCGAGAATATCATCTGGCACCTGGAACAGGGTAAGCCGGTGCGTCAGGCGATCCTGGACGGCGCCAGGCAGATCGTCGGCCCCGCCTTCGTCTCGCTGCTGTGCATCTGCATCGCCTTCCTGCCGATGTTCTTCCTGCCGGGGGTTGCGGGCTTCCTGTTCGCGCCGATGGCGATGGCGGTGGTGTTCGCGATGATCGCCTCGTTCATCCTGTCGCGCACGCTGGTGCCGACCATGGGCAATTACCTGCTGCGGGATCATGCGGGGCCGCACACCGCCGAGGTGATGGTCGCCCATGACGCGCAGGCCGGGCGGCCGGAGAGCCGCAATCCCTTCCGCCGGTTCCAGCACGGCTTCGAACAGCGGTTCGAGGCGGTGCGTGGCTATTATACCGGCCTGCTCGCCTTCGCGCTCGCCCGGCGGCGGCCCTTCGTCATCGCCTTCATGATCGTGGTGCTGGCGTCGTTCGCCCTGGTGCCGATGCTGGGCCGCAACTTCTTCCCCGCGGTCGATGCTGGGCAGATCAGTCTTCACGTCCGCGCGCCGGTCGGCACCCGGATCGAGGAGACGGCGGCGCTGTTCGACCATATCGAGAACCGCATCCGCCAGATCGTGCCGCCCGACCAGCTCGACACCATCGTCGACAATATCGGCCTGCCGGTCAGCGGCATCAACCGCGCCTATTCCAACACCGGCGGCGTCGGCCCGCAGGACGGCGACATCCTGGTCACGCTGAAGGAGGGACATTCGCCCACCGCCGGGTTCGTGAAGACCGTGCGCGAACAATTGCCGCACGATTTTCCGGGTTCGTCCTTCGCCTTCCTGCCCGCCGATATCGTCAGCCAGATCCTGAACTTCGGCTCGCCCGCGCCGATCGACGTGCAGGTCGCGGGGTCGGACGTGAAGGGGAACGAAGCCTATGCACGAACGCTGATCGCCCGGCTGTCGCGCATTCCGGGGCTGGCCGATGTCCGCCTGCAACAGGCGTCCAACTATCCCGAATATGCGGTCGACGTGGACCGCGCGCAGGCCAGCCGCTTAGGAATCACCGAGAATGACGTGACGCGCAGCCTGACCGTCAATCTGGCGGGCAGCGCGCAGATCGCGCCGACCTTCTGGTTGAACCCCAAGAACGGCGTGTCCTATCCGATCGTTCTCCAGACTCCGCAATATCGCGCCAGCACCGTCGAACAGCTCGACAACATGCCGATCAGCGGCAGCACGCCGGGCCATGTCCAGATGCTGCGCGCGCTCAGCACGCTGCACCGCGAGCCCAGCCCGGCGCTCGTCTCCCACTATGCGGTGCAGCCGGTGTTCGACGTCTATGCCACGCCGCAGGGCCGCGATCTGGGCGCCGTCGCCGCCGACATCGACAAGGTGCTGGCCGAAACCAAAGGACAACTGCCCAAGGGCGCGACCGTCGCGATGCGCGGCCAGGTGGAGACGATGAACACCGCCTTCACCGGCCTGATCCTGGGGCTCGCCGGGGCGGTCGTCCTGATCTATCTGCTGATCGTCGTGAACTTCCAGAGCTGGATCGATCCGCTGGTGATCGTGTCGGCCCTGCCCGCCGCGCTGGCGGGGATCGTGTGGATGCTTTTCGCGACCCACACGCCGCTCAGCGTGCCAGCCCTTACCGGCGCGATCATGTGCATGGGCGTCGCCACCGCCAACAGCGTGCTGGTGGTCAGCTTCGCGCGCGAACGGCTGGCGGAGTGTGGCAACGCGATCCAGGCGGCGATGGAGGCGGGCGCCACCCGCTTCCGCCCGGTGCTGATGACCGCGCTGTCGATGATGATCGGCATGGCCCCCATGGCGCTGGGCCTGGGCGAAGGCGGCGAGCAGAATGCGCCGCTCGGCCGTGCGGTCATCGGCGGCCTGCTCTGCGCGACGCTCGCCACCCTCGTCTTCGTACCTGTCGTCTTCGCCATCGCGCATCGCCGCGAGAAGGCGCCCTCCCCCAAAAATACCATGCCCATCGGAGAAGCCATCCATGCATGA
- a CDS encoding DUF4440 domain-containing protein gives MDDERLWSFEESLWTQGPDNYREKVDAEVVMVLPHPPFVLTGESAIAAVADTPVWDSAELTERQVSRPQEGLIVIGYHVAASRGDETYEAHCTSVIRRLEHEVWRVVQHQQTPKLKQPLTEG, from the coding sequence ATGGATGATGAACGCCTCTGGAGCTTCGAGGAAAGCCTGTGGACCCAGGGTCCCGACAATTACCGGGAAAAGGTCGATGCCGAAGTGGTGATGGTCCTGCCCCACCCGCCCTTCGTCCTGACCGGCGAGTCGGCCATTGCGGCGGTGGCCGACACGCCCGTCTGGGATAGCGCCGAGCTGACCGAACGCCAGGTTTCGCGCCCGCAGGAGGGATTGATCGTCATCGGCTATCACGTCGCGGCCAGCCGGGGCGACGAGACGTACGAGGCGCATTGCACCTCCGTCATCCGGCGGCTGGAGCATGAGGTCTGGCGTGTCGTGCAGCATCAGCAGACGCCGAAGCTCAAACAACCCTTGACCGAGGGATGA
- a CDS encoding efflux RND transporter periplasmic adaptor subunit: protein MHDAAASPAVSADTPAPKGLKIAGLTAAALAIAVVGFGALTRSQDVAAAANWSTANAIPTVHLVPVKSGAASETLDLPATLEAWEAARLFPRVGGYVRSWSQDIGARVAAGQPLGVIDTPELDEQIDQARAALASAIAHEKLARSTAARWSDLLTTASVSRQEVDEKNGDLAVKTAGVAEARAALSRLEAMKRYAVIRAPFAGVVTARNAEVGDLVGPGAAAQAPMFGVADTHRIRVYVSVPQSLSATIRPGMTATLTVPAFPGRRFTATVAGLSSAIDPKSGAFRVQLLADNPDGLLKPGGYAQARFDLPGQQGTAQVPSSAILFGAGGAQVATVDPHGHVVMHQVHIGQDNGPTVQILSGVKPGAQIVDNPPDSLAQGELVRVGQNRHG, encoded by the coding sequence ATGCATGACGCCGCCGCGTCCCCCGCTGTGTCGGCCGACACGCCTGCGCCCAAGGGACTGAAGATCGCCGGACTGACCGCCGCCGCGCTGGCGATCGCCGTGGTCGGGTTCGGCGCCCTGACGCGGTCCCAGGACGTGGCGGCGGCAGCCAACTGGTCGACCGCCAATGCCATCCCGACCGTCCACCTCGTCCCCGTCAAGAGCGGCGCGGCGAGCGAGACGCTCGACCTGCCCGCCACGCTGGAGGCGTGGGAGGCCGCACGGCTGTTCCCCCGCGTCGGCGGCTATGTGCGAAGCTGGTCGCAGGATATCGGCGCGCGCGTGGCGGCAGGACAGCCGCTGGGCGTGATCGACACGCCCGAACTCGACGAGCAGATCGATCAGGCCCGCGCCGCCCTCGCCAGTGCCATCGCGCATGAAAAGCTGGCGCGCAGTACGGCCGCGCGCTGGAGCGACCTGCTGACCACCGCCTCGGTATCCAGACAGGAGGTCGACGAGAAGAACGGCGATCTGGCGGTCAAGACGGCCGGTGTCGCCGAGGCGCGCGCCGCCCTGTCGCGGCTGGAGGCGATGAAGCGCTATGCCGTGATACGCGCGCCCTTTGCCGGGGTCGTGACCGCGCGCAATGCCGAGGTGGGCGATCTTGTCGGCCCCGGCGCGGCGGCGCAGGCACCGATGTTCGGCGTGGCCGACACGCATCGGATCCGGGTTTATGTCAGCGTACCGCAATCGCTGTCGGCGACGATCCGGCCGGGGATGACCGCCACGCTGACCGTCCCCGCCTTTCCGGGCCGCCGGTTCACCGCGACGGTCGCGGGCCTGTCGAGCGCCATCGATCCCAAGTCGGGCGCGTTCCGTGTCCAGCTTCTCGCGGACAATCCCGATGGCCTGTTGAAGCCCGGCGGCTATGCCCAGGCTCGCTTCGATCTGCCCGGACAGCAGGGGACGGCGCAGGTGCCGTCGAGCGCGATCCTGTTCGGCGCGGGCGGCGCTCAGGTCGCGACGGTCGACCCACACGGCCATGTCGTGATGCATCAGGTCCATATCGGGCAGGACAATGGCCCGACCGTACAGATCCTGTCGGGCGTGAAGCCCGGTGCGCAGATCGTCGACAATCCGCCGGACTCGCTGGCGCAGGGCGAACTGGTCCGCGTCGGGCAGAACCGTCATGGCTAA
- a CDS encoding ferritin-like domain-containing protein produces MIEGGAPTRRRFLRLVGGASAVAGGLSFLSACKSDGIVDATSVPVPAASSASAVVPPAYTPTDADRMNFALQLHYFLAGYLHRGIDGGSLPANLATGTGKAGTVSGGRQVSLSTQTLEALREVSSQFDARIALLRQTLGPAATAQPAINIAGGQGSAFAATAQRASDTAPAVAFDPWASETDYILGLTGLSLLNTQATNDLAWYMGASYKPMMAALVCGVAGDDAIVRNILYVAANVFRQNPVAGQKSIFERADTMARGRDQFDGPKDNDQGIGGNDWSNVSVVGWGEIPTRKTPEMTMGILYTSAASVSSGGFFPAGLNGTIHISGANTY; encoded by the coding sequence ATGATTGAAGGGGGGGCGCCGACACGCCGCCGCTTCCTGCGGCTGGTGGGCGGGGCATCGGCCGTGGCGGGCGGGCTGTCTTTCCTGTCGGCGTGCAAGAGCGATGGCATCGTCGACGCGACGTCGGTACCGGTGCCTGCGGCCAGTTCCGCCTCCGCCGTCGTGCCGCCGGCCTATACGCCGACCGACGCCGATCGCATGAACTTCGCGCTGCAGCTTCACTATTTCCTCGCGGGTTATCTGCATCGCGGGATCGATGGCGGCTCGCTGCCTGCCAATCTGGCCACGGGCACGGGCAAGGCGGGCACCGTGTCGGGCGGGCGGCAGGTGTCGCTGAGCACCCAGACGCTGGAGGCGCTTCGCGAGGTGTCGAGTCAGTTCGACGCGCGCATCGCACTGCTACGCCAGACGCTGGGTCCGGCGGCGACCGCACAGCCCGCGATCAACATCGCCGGTGGTCAGGGAAGCGCCTTTGCCGCCACCGCGCAGCGCGCCAGCGACACAGCGCCCGCCGTCGCTTTCGATCCCTGGGCGTCGGAGACCGATTATATTCTCGGCCTGACCGGCCTGTCGCTGCTCAACACGCAGGCGACCAACGATCTGGCTTGGTATATGGGCGCAAGCTACAAGCCGATGATGGCCGCCCTGGTCTGCGGCGTCGCCGGTGACGATGCGATCGTGCGCAACATCCTGTACGTCGCGGCCAATGTCTTCCGCCAGAACCCCGTCGCGGGGCAGAAGAGCATCTTCGAGCGCGCCGACACCATGGCCAGAGGGCGCGACCAGTTCGACGGTCCGAAGGACAATGACCAAGGCATCGGCGGGAACGACTGGTCCAATGTCAGCGTCGTCGGCTGGGGCGAAATCCCCACGCGCAAGACGCCGGAAATGACGATGGGTATTCTCTACACCTCGGCCGCGTCGGTATCGTCGGGCGGGTTCTTCCCGGCCGGGCTAAACGGCACCATCCATATCAGCGGCGCCAACACCTACTGA